One part of the Sporosarcina ureae genome encodes these proteins:
- a CDS encoding ABC transporter permease produces MKKITSYSSSILFVAILLGIWETGARLYDKSFLFPSPSAILVKLWELKSELFIHHLPPTAATIVIGLIISILIGSALAIAMYSKKPIEQAFYPLLIASQTIPVIALAPIFVLWFGYSIWGKVAVTVLITFFPITVSVFDGLRSSDKNLRELMLTMGASAKDIFFKLDLPSALPSFFSGLKVAVTLSVIGAAIGEWLGAQAGLGYFSRRMMTQFDSAAVFAPIVLLSAVGIIFFLLVVLLEKYFLQWRNHE; encoded by the coding sequence ATGAAAAAGATTACTTCTTATAGTAGCTCCATACTTTTCGTCGCGATCTTACTTGGCATATGGGAAACCGGAGCGCGTCTTTATGATAAAAGCTTCTTATTCCCGTCTCCATCTGCGATTCTAGTCAAGTTATGGGAACTAAAATCGGAGCTGTTTATCCACCATTTACCTCCGACAGCTGCAACAATAGTCATCGGACTAATTATTTCGATACTTATCGGATCAGCACTTGCGATCGCGATGTATAGCAAGAAGCCTATCGAGCAAGCGTTTTATCCACTTTTGATTGCGTCACAGACGATTCCCGTCATTGCGCTTGCACCGATTTTCGTGCTGTGGTTCGGCTACAGCATTTGGGGAAAAGTTGCAGTCACTGTACTAATCACCTTTTTCCCCATCACTGTCAGTGTGTTCGACGGCTTGCGTTCATCGGATAAAAACTTACGTGAATTAATGCTCACGATGGGCGCGTCTGCAAAAGATATTTTCTTTAAACTGGATCTACCTTCCGCCCTACCTTCCTTTTTCTCTGGACTTAAAGTGGCGGTCACACTCAGCGTGATCGGTGCTGCAATCGGAGAATGGCTTGGCGCACAGGCGGGTCTTGGATATTTCAGCAGAAGAATGATGACTCAATTCGATAGTGCGGCTGTATTTGCACCGATTGTTTTACTATCTGCTGTAGGCATTATTTTCTTTTTACTTGTCGTTTTATTGGAAAAATACTTTTTACAATGGAGGAACCACGAATGA
- a CDS encoding ABC transporter ATP-binding protein → MPNKILEFTDVSFHYQATKASKPTAIFDLVDWHVNEGEFVSIIGPSGYGKSTLFRLVTGLENPDSGEISLNGEVATRRLGKVGYMPQQDLLMPWRTILENVRLPVELRGAKATSDEMIQLLADFGLAGEENSYPGNLSGGMRQRVSFLRTILTGSDILLLDEPFSALDAITRLTMQEWLIDQWKRLDKTIVFITHDIDEALFLSDRIFVLAEKPVRTIREVAVPLDRPRTMRDLARPELVELKQQLIMELRSEAPL, encoded by the coding sequence ATGCCTAATAAAATTTTAGAATTTACCGATGTATCCTTTCATTATCAAGCAACCAAAGCTTCAAAACCGACGGCTATTTTTGACCTAGTTGATTGGCATGTAAATGAAGGCGAATTCGTCAGCATCATTGGACCAAGTGGTTACGGGAAGAGTACGTTGTTCCGATTAGTTACTGGCCTTGAGAATCCTGACAGTGGAGAAATTTCATTGAACGGTGAAGTCGCAACGAGGCGTTTAGGAAAAGTCGGTTACATGCCGCAGCAAGATTTACTCATGCCTTGGCGAACCATTCTAGAAAATGTTCGATTGCCAGTGGAACTCCGAGGTGCCAAAGCGACTTCCGATGAGATGATCCAGCTACTTGCAGATTTTGGGCTAGCTGGTGAAGAAAACTCTTACCCTGGCAACTTATCAGGTGGTATGCGTCAACGTGTTTCTTTTTTACGAACGATTCTAACCGGCTCTGATATTTTATTGCTGGACGAGCCTTTTAGTGCGCTCGACGCCATTACCCGCTTGACGATGCAAGAGTGGCTAATTGATCAGTGGAAGAGGCTCGATAAAACCATTGTCTTCATCACCCATGATATCGACGAAGCATTATTTCTATCTGATCGTATCTTTGTACTTGCTGAAAAACCTGTGCGGACAATTCGCGAAGTAGCCGTTCCTCTTGATCGACCACGTACGATGAGAGACTTGGCACGCCCAGAACTGGTTGAATTAAAGCAACAACTCATCATGGAGCTACGTTCGGAGGCACCACTATGA
- a CDS encoding TetR/AcrR family transcriptional regulator — MDRREEIMLAAGKSFTMFGYKATTMDQVAKIANVGKGTIYTFFSNKEELFHSIVWNMVNEMKEASERTAIEGASFQENAHARIMQLLKFRETHQLFIKLIEEEKELRTPAVGDVLTSIEKEILQFIASKIERGVAKGELKPCNSELIAYLLFKSYLALVVDWSKTHDDQLTEEQITDVLNYTIFSSLLV, encoded by the coding sequence ATGGATCGTAGGGAAGAAATCATGTTGGCGGCTGGAAAATCGTTTACGATGTTTGGCTATAAGGCGACGACAATGGACCAAGTAGCGAAAATAGCGAATGTGGGGAAAGGTACTATCTATACGTTTTTCTCGAATAAAGAAGAATTATTTCATTCGATCGTCTGGAATATGGTGAACGAAATGAAAGAGGCGTCGGAAAGAACGGCTATAGAAGGGGCATCGTTTCAAGAGAATGCCCATGCGCGTATTATGCAGTTATTGAAGTTTCGTGAGACGCATCAGTTATTCATTAAGCTGATTGAAGAGGAAAAAGAGTTACGCACACCAGCTGTCGGGGATGTGTTAACTTCTATAGAGAAGGAAATATTGCAGTTTATTGCTAGTAAGATTGAACGCGGTGTTGCCAAAGGTGAATTGAAGCCATGTAATAGTGAACTGATCGCGTATCTATTATTCAAATCTTATTTGGCGTTAGTAGTGGATTGGTCGAAAACGCATGATGACCAGCTGACCGAGGAGCAAATCACAGATGTGTTGAACTATACGATTTTCTCTAGTCTATTGGTGTAA